The Methanocella arvoryzae MRE50 genome includes a region encoding these proteins:
- the acsC gene encoding acetyl-CoA decarbonylase/synthase complex subunit gamma: MSESKVKKSIREISPIDVYKLLPKTNCGECHEANCMTFATRVVNGELTVEDCPPIAGKKYMADYEKLRELMRPPVRTVTFGTGETAAKVGGKYVLYRHEFTYHNPPPIAIDVADYMAKEEIDARLKMVSSFTFNYIGRTLRLDAVAIRSTTNEPATFATVVKDVAGQTDLPFVLCAYDPATMAAGLDQVKDRRPLLYAATKENWKEMAELALQYSCPLVVSAPHDIPGLRSLVRTLTEYGISDLILDPGTSVESDLARTIHEFSQIRRSVFQQDDELLGYPLLGTPISAWLSPELSPEVVQWKEAWMASLLLSRHADMLIMHSVEGWVLLPQLIWRFNVYTDPRKPVSVDAGVKTFGSPDKQAPVLITSNYALTYFIVENDIKTASIHCYLVVADTGGNSVESAVAGRYLTAESISNALSDYKVADLVEHRHLVLPGLAARLSGDTEEASGWNVMVGPRDSSGLAEYLKTQWPPKDDKHAAGA, translated from the coding sequence ATGTCAGAGTCTAAAGTGAAAAAGAGCATCAGGGAGATCAGCCCCATCGACGTGTACAAGCTGCTCCCGAAGACGAACTGCGGGGAGTGCCACGAGGCCAACTGCATGACCTTTGCCACCCGGGTGGTCAACGGCGAGCTCACAGTCGAGGATTGCCCCCCGATCGCCGGTAAAAAATACATGGCAGATTACGAGAAGCTGCGGGAACTGATGAGGCCGCCGGTCAGGACGGTCACGTTCGGCACCGGCGAGACGGCTGCGAAAGTCGGGGGAAAATACGTTCTCTACCGGCACGAGTTCACCTACCACAACCCTCCGCCCATCGCCATCGACGTGGCCGACTACATGGCGAAAGAAGAGATCGATGCCAGGCTGAAGATGGTCAGCTCGTTCACGTTCAACTACATCGGGCGAACTCTGCGGCTGGATGCAGTGGCCATCCGCTCGACTACGAATGAGCCGGCGACCTTTGCCACGGTGGTCAAGGACGTGGCCGGACAGACTGATCTGCCCTTCGTGCTCTGCGCATACGACCCTGCAACAATGGCCGCCGGGCTTGACCAGGTCAAAGATCGGCGACCGCTGCTGTATGCGGCCACGAAAGAGAACTGGAAGGAAATGGCAGAGCTTGCCCTGCAGTACAGCTGCCCGCTGGTCGTCTCAGCCCCGCACGACATCCCTGGCCTGCGTTCGCTGGTCAGGACCCTTACAGAGTACGGCATTTCCGACCTCATCCTCGATCCGGGCACATCTGTAGAGTCTGACCTCGCCCGGACGATCCATGAGTTCTCTCAGATTCGGCGCTCGGTCTTCCAGCAGGACGACGAGCTCCTCGGCTACCCGCTGCTGGGCACCCCCATCAGCGCCTGGCTATCTCCCGAGCTTTCCCCCGAAGTCGTCCAGTGGAAGGAGGCGTGGATGGCCTCGCTGCTCCTCTCCAGGCACGCGGACATGCTCATCATGCACAGCGTCGAAGGCTGGGTACTCCTGCCCCAGCTGATCTGGCGGTTCAACGTGTACACTGACCCGCGCAAGCCCGTCTCGGTTGATGCAGGCGTCAAGACCTTCGGCTCGCCAGATAAGCAAGCGCCGGTGCTCATCACCTCGAACTACGCGCTGACCTACTTCATAGTGGAGAACGACATCAAGACCGCCAGCATCCACTGTTACCTGGTGGTTGCCGACACGGGCGGCAACAGCGTAGAGAGCGCCGTCGCAGGCAGGTACCTGACAGCGGAGTCCATCTCGAACGCCCTGAGCGATTACAAGGTAGCTGATCTGGTAGAACACCGCCACCTGGTCTTGCCGGGCCTGGCCGCCCGCCTCAGCGGGGACACCGAAGAGGCGAGCGGCTGGAACGTCATGGTCGGGCCGAGGGACTCTTCGGGCCTGGCCGAGTACCTGAAAACCCAGTGGCCCCCGAAGGACGATAAGCATGCTGCAGGTGCCTGA
- the cdhD gene encoding CO dehydrogenase/acetyl-CoA synthase subunit delta yields MAGKDNRLTGGGKMRDNMPDILSLMAGVDRIELENFTMEIGDLELWIPARRAMSRAMPQAVQPVASQIMQEKPSALFSETYVPPVENFPCSIREVRLGATRKDGGSRRRTFTLGGSGSPPFVYADRPPANLPVFAMDVFDMSIPMPAAVKADIRDVMDDPAEWARRNVEQFGADMVTVHLVSTDPLGKDSSPAEAARTVEDVLQAVDVPLIIGGCGDPQKDAEVFAKVSEAASGERLLLNSVTLDMAAAGVLETITGAAKAHGHAVIGLTGLELNKAKELNRRLFDYLPPEDIVMDLTTVALGYGLEYSFSIHERARQAALLGDDELQQPTISAASNAWVAREARTKMDPVYGPREFRGPLWETLNALTLVLAGVDIFMVAHPATLKTLKEIIQMLIRKETVPSPEANMCWSTARI; encoded by the coding sequence ATGGCAGGAAAAGATAACAGGCTGACAGGCGGCGGAAAGATGCGTGACAACATGCCGGACATTCTCTCGCTGATGGCCGGCGTAGACAGGATCGAGCTTGAAAACTTCACTATGGAGATCGGAGACCTGGAGCTCTGGATTCCTGCCCGGCGGGCAATGTCCCGGGCGATGCCGCAGGCGGTACAGCCTGTAGCGTCCCAGATTATGCAGGAAAAGCCGTCGGCGCTGTTCAGCGAAACCTATGTACCCCCGGTTGAAAATTTCCCGTGCAGCATCCGGGAAGTCAGGCTTGGCGCCACCAGAAAAGACGGGGGCAGCCGGAGAAGGACTTTCACCCTGGGCGGATCTGGCTCGCCGCCGTTTGTCTACGCCGATAGGCCGCCGGCTAACCTGCCGGTCTTCGCCATGGACGTCTTTGATATGTCCATACCGATGCCCGCCGCCGTCAAGGCAGACATCCGGGACGTCATGGACGACCCGGCAGAATGGGCGCGGAGAAACGTCGAACAGTTCGGCGCAGACATGGTCACCGTTCACCTTGTGTCCACCGATCCGCTGGGCAAGGACTCTTCGCCGGCAGAGGCGGCCCGGACGGTCGAGGACGTGCTGCAGGCGGTGGACGTGCCACTGATCATAGGCGGCTGCGGCGATCCGCAGAAGGATGCCGAAGTCTTCGCCAAAGTCTCCGAGGCGGCTTCGGGGGAGCGGCTGCTGCTGAACTCGGTCACGCTGGACATGGCAGCTGCAGGCGTACTTGAGACCATTACAGGAGCGGCTAAGGCCCACGGCCACGCGGTGATCGGGCTGACCGGCCTGGAGCTGAACAAGGCGAAGGAGTTGAACCGCAGGCTGTTCGACTACCTGCCGCCGGAAGACATCGTGATGGACCTCACCACAGTGGCGCTGGGCTACGGCCTGGAGTACTCCTTCAGCATCCACGAGCGTGCAAGGCAGGCCGCCTTGCTGGGGGACGATGAACTGCAGCAGCCGACCATCTCCGCGGCATCCAACGCCTGGGTGGCCAGGGAGGCCCGGACGAAGATGGATCCGGTGTACGGCCCCAGGGAATTCCGGGGCCCGCTGTGGGAGACCCTCAACGCGCTCACTCTGGTGCTCGCCGGAGTCGACATCTTCATGGTAGCCCATCCGGCCACCCTGAAAACCCTGAAAGAGATCATCCAGATGCTGATCCGAAAAGAAACTGTACCGTCGCCGGAAGCGAACATGTGCTGGAGCACGGCCAGGATATGA
- the cdhB gene encoding CO dehydrogenase/acetyl-CoA synthase complex subunit epsilon, whose protein sequence is MAILEPWQIAEISGPRKAAAISKPEVVVAMIKRSKRPVMIIGHLAAEIAAGDRKLLDYLIDLGNTKNIPIIATGHTNRNLVSRGYTKATILPAVEAAHRLADSGWQGLDGKGPHDLAFFAGLPYYLEWTILSGLKHFAPHVRTVSLGNGYQPHAGYSFASIPTEQWLESLKAVIGQMEG, encoded by the coding sequence ATGGCTATACTCGAGCCCTGGCAGATCGCCGAGATCTCCGGGCCCAGAAAGGCGGCGGCCATCTCTAAACCTGAAGTGGTAGTCGCCATGATCAAACGATCGAAACGTCCTGTCATGATCATCGGACATCTGGCCGCAGAGATCGCCGCGGGCGACAGAAAGCTGCTGGATTATCTGATCGACCTCGGAAACACGAAGAACATCCCTATCATAGCAACCGGCCACACCAACCGCAATCTGGTGAGCAGAGGGTACACGAAGGCTACGATCCTGCCGGCAGTGGAAGCCGCCCACAGGCTTGCAGACTCCGGATGGCAGGGGCTGGATGGAAAAGGGCCGCACGATCTGGCCTTTTTCGCCGGCCTGCCCTACTACCTGGAGTGGACGATCCTGTCCGGGCTGAAGCACTTTGCCCCGCACGTCAGGACTGTGTCCCTGGGCAACGGGTACCAGCCCCACGCCGGCTATTCGTTTGCCAGCATTCCGACTGAGCAGTGGCTGGAAAGCCTGAAAGCCGTCATAGGGCAGATGGAGGGTTAA
- the cdhC gene encoding CO dehydrogenase/CO-methylating acetyl-CoA synthase complex subunit beta: MFKEIPVDVSIAHAGERIRKNDLHVELGGPDVEEKFELVKVRQGDQVKDSAITVIGPDVADMEPGKSYPLGILIEVAGPELEPDFEGVIERRIHEYANYIEGLMHLNQRYDTWIRLSKKAYGKGFTTLRFVGEVLEQLLRNEFPIIGQMQITFYTDAAKISSAYAEAMNSYEARDARARGLTDDEVDVFYGCALCQSFAPGHVCVITPQRYANCGAISWFDGRAAARIDPKGLIFPIEKGSCLDPEKGEYTGINESAGKRSLGEVSRVYLYSAFTYPHTSCGCFEGIAFYIPEVEGFGIVTRGYKEATVNGLPFSAMADSTGGGRQIDGFHGLSLEYMRSQKFLAADGGYARVAWMPAGLKEQMKPFIPPEIFGKIATEREVKNVGELRQFLVERSHPVIQRWEAEEENPEEEHVEEPGHAEMPVFSAGELPLSYGGLKITLKNARIYADRAIIQWSKPKKPGAGE; the protein is encoded by the coding sequence ATGTTCAAGGAGATACCAGTTGATGTCAGCATTGCACATGCGGGTGAACGCATCCGGAAAAATGACCTGCACGTCGAGCTCGGAGGCCCGGACGTCGAAGAGAAGTTCGAGCTGGTCAAAGTCCGGCAGGGCGACCAGGTAAAGGATAGTGCCATCACGGTCATCGGCCCGGATGTCGCCGACATGGAGCCCGGAAAGAGCTATCCCCTCGGCATCCTGATCGAAGTAGCGGGCCCGGAGCTTGAGCCCGACTTCGAGGGAGTGATCGAGCGGCGGATCCACGAGTACGCCAACTATATCGAAGGGCTCATGCACCTCAACCAGCGTTACGATACGTGGATAAGGCTCTCGAAGAAAGCCTACGGCAAGGGCTTTACCACACTCAGGTTCGTGGGAGAGGTGCTGGAGCAACTTCTCCGGAACGAGTTCCCGATCATCGGGCAGATGCAGATCACCTTCTACACCGACGCTGCCAAAATATCGTCTGCCTATGCTGAGGCGATGAACTCCTACGAAGCCCGGGACGCCCGGGCCAGAGGCCTGACCGACGACGAGGTGGACGTCTTCTACGGTTGCGCCCTCTGCCAGTCGTTCGCGCCCGGCCACGTGTGCGTCATCACCCCGCAGAGATATGCGAACTGCGGCGCCATCAGCTGGTTCGACGGGCGGGCGGCCGCCCGCATCGACCCGAAAGGCCTGATCTTCCCCATAGAGAAAGGCAGCTGCCTGGACCCGGAAAAGGGGGAGTACACCGGGATCAACGAAAGTGCCGGCAAACGCTCCCTGGGGGAGGTTAGCCGGGTCTACCTCTACAGTGCCTTCACCTATCCCCATACGTCCTGCGGGTGCTTTGAAGGGATCGCCTTCTACATCCCCGAGGTCGAGGGCTTCGGCATCGTCACCCGGGGCTATAAGGAGGCCACGGTGAACGGCCTGCCTTTTTCGGCCATGGCGGACTCCACGGGGGGAGGTAGACAGATCGACGGGTTCCATGGCCTGTCCCTGGAATACATGCGCTCCCAAAAGTTTCTCGCTGCAGATGGCGGCTATGCCAGGGTTGCCTGGATGCCCGCCGGGCTGAAGGAGCAGATGAAGCCGTTCATCCCGCCGGAGATCTTCGGCAAGATCGCGACGGAGAGAGAAGTGAAGAACGTGGGCGAGCTCCGGCAATTCCTCGTAGAGCGGTCCCACCCGGTTATCCAGCGCTGGGAGGCAGAGGAGGAAAACCCGGAGGAAGAGCATGTGGAAGAACCGGGGCATGCCGAAATGCCGGTTTTCTCCGCAGGGGAGCTTCCCCTCAGCTACGGCGGCCTGAAGATCACGCTGAAGAACGCCAGGATCTACGCGGACCGGGCGATCATCCAGTGGAGCAAACCCAAAAAACCAGGAGCAGGTGAATGA